TTTGGAACTCTCTGTTTCAGCGCTATTCAAATTGGGACCGGCTACGAAGAATAGTTGCTTGGCTCATTCATGCCTTTCGCATACCCAATCTTAAAGTTCAGTCCTACACCATTGACAGTCGTTGATGTTACTGAGGCAGAGAAGAAGATTGTTAAGGCCGTACAGGCACAGTCATTCCCTGTTGAGACTGATAAGACGGTGTTAACAGGTCAACTTGCTCGACTTAAACCATTTGAAGATGAAGGAATACTACGTGTTGGAGGAAGATTGAAGCATTCAGAGCTGCAGTATGATGCTAAGTACCCCATGATACTACCAGGAAAGCATCAAGTTACAGGGTTGATAGTTGTTCATTACCATCATTTGAATGGGCATGTGGGAAGCCATCAAGTTCTTGCTGAAATTAGACAAGGTTCTGGATAGTCAAGGGAGTGTCTTCAGTTAAGCGCGTCCTCAGCAAGTGCTATGTTTGCAAGCGTCAGAATGCCAAGTTGGGAGAGCAAATGACAGCGCAGCTTCCAGTAGTTTGAGTCTCATCAGACAGTGATAGAATCATCTATCCATTTGCAGCAGTAGGGCCACTATTTTGGACCCCTTTATGTAAAGACCGGGCCCAACACCAGATCAAAGAAGAATGCAACCCTGAACAAGCGCTATGGATGCATCTTCAGTTGCTTAAGGTATAGAGCAGTCCACATAGAAGTGGCCGAAGACCTCTCTACGAATAGTTTCATCAATGCACTTTTGCGCTTCGTCGGTCGACGAGGTCCTCCAAGGATTATCTACAGTGATAATGGTACCAACTTCAGAGGAGCGGAGTTAGACGTCATCAAAGCCTTGAAAGTGTGGGATCAGGAGAAGATTAAGACCACCTTGACCCGAAGAGGTATCGACTGGAAGTTCAATCCACCAGTGGTGAGTCACCAGGGCGGAGTTTGGGAAAGACTGATACGTTTCATCAGAAGAATCTTGTACTCATTAGTTGGAGAACGCCTTCTAAATGATGAAGCATTACGGACATTTCTGGTAGAAGTGGAGAAGATTTGGAATGATAGACCTATTACACCAGTGTCAAGTGATCCGCAAGATCTAGAAGCACTAACGCCAAATCACATCCTTCTGTTGCGCAGAAACCCCTCATCTGCTCCAGATGTGTTTAAAGAATCAGATAAGTTCAAAGCAAGATGGAAGCACATTCATCTCCTTGCAGATCATTTTTGGCAGCGGTGGACTAAAGAGTACTTGCCAAAAGTGGTTGCGTCCCCAGCCAAACTTTGAAATAGGAGATCTGGTTCTAATGGCAGATCGGAACACGCCTCGTGGGCAATGGCCTAAAGCATTGGTTGATCAGACATTCCCAGACAGTGAAGGATTGGTGCGTCAAGTGGTCATTAGAACCGCAGATGGAGTCTACCGTCGAGATGTGCGAAAGCTCTGTTTGTTGGAGGAGAAGTTACTGACTGGCATTCAGGAACAAGAGAAACCGTCTCGAGTTGTATTCAAGCAATGACATATGCCCAGATCAAGGAACAGTATTAAGACGCTAATAGACAGATAGTTAAGAGACACTGAGAATGTCGGACgttgttttattttcgcaTGTTGCGCGACTGTTTAAGTTTAGAAAGACTCCCGAGTTGTCTTTGGGGGAGGAGCGTGTAGGTGTCAGTTCCCGATCGATACATGAAGCTTTAGTTGTTACCGCAGACTAAAGATTGTTCGGGCGCAGTTTTCGCAATGTGCTTTTGTGAATTTAGCTTTccgctattttgtttttgttcccgCCATGGTGGAGGACAGCATAATAACTTCGAATCGTTCAGATACGCAGAGATTCGATGTTTGTAAGACGTTTTTGCGAATTAAATGTTTGTCTGGATGAACACGAGTTATTTGCTCGGCCAAGAGTAGCTGGCGACTACATCAAACGTTATCTACGCCCCAAGAGGGAGGGAGCGTCTCTATTGTTTTCTCCTATTCACCCACGACCGACTCATCACtaccagtgtgacgtcacatagCAACTGGTCAAAGCTTCGCTTGGCTTGGTTAGTTTAGAGTGGAGAAGCCATTGATgtagaacaaagaaaggacaaaTACCGGCAATTAGTGACTGGTTATTAAGTAATTTGTCGTAGGTGTGTACGCTTTGTCGTATATATTGTGTGTGtgtaacagcattttttttgttttgtacgcGGGTTTGtcgtaaattttattgaaatccgCTTCGGGTGAGTGGCGttggcgccattttgaactccGCACTAGTGTAGTCCACCCAAATCGCCCgcggttttttcttttaaattctcGCAAAATCAGCCTCAAAAAAGGAGGTTTAAATCCTTGATAATAGCCGATTACAACAAaagttgatttgtgttgatgtaGTGAGCCATTTTGCTCATCAATCCTTTTGAAGGTGAAGATACTGTTTTGAATCATTTGCGTTTCGATTTTCATGGTTTGGACCCTCCTACAGGGTCTACGTTTACATTTTCTGCCCTCTTCGACTGCTTCCagcaaaattttattggattttttttaatgtctgtgttttaaattttgttgtgtatttacattttgtttgttagttgTCTGTTTGTGCCTaaattttgttggcttttttgaaatcatttttgtcagtgcAGCGTTGTCTTCCTGACTGTTTGGGGTAAATTTTCCTGGCTTTTACACTGttactgtttcaaattttccttccttgtcCGTTGACTGCTTGTACTtagagtttgttggtttgtccCTCTGTcagtcaaaataatttgcttgcCTTGCTGCCTATAAGTCATCTGTTGTTGGCTTTTTCCTGtgtttattgccttttttccctATCAATTGACTTGTGgctttttgtgaataaattttgtCTGGAAATTGTTGTTGCTTATTGTTAGTATCTGAATAGGCTTGGCTTTCAAAAAGagatttgtcttttttgttaaaatttatcaattaatttagTGTAATTaggaagcaaaagaaaaatacagaaaacaaaactaaaagtacaaaacaaaacaacaaaataattaagtgaaaaagtaTATAGTAAGCATTTACCttaaaaagaaggaataattttcaaatcatattaagaaggaaaaatattaaGTGAGAAAGGATATAATAAGTACATTATttagtttaataattatagtaagaagaaaacatgacaaatgaaaatatgggattatgtatatatttggTATTAAATGGGCTTTTTGTTgtatgatttatattttgatATAGCTTGGCCTTTAAGTCCTCACAATCATTATATTGTGGAGGTTTTAATGGCAATTCTGCTTGTTTACATTGTCTTTGCAGTGATTTCATTAACTTTCCCTGgcctttcaaaactttcaaatttcaaactaGGAGGCCTAAAGGATCTCTTGCTGCAACACTACAATGACAATGCCTATAACATTTGTATCAGATTGTAGCACTGAGACTTATACTGAGGCTAAAGAGCTAGAGAACACTCCAGAAAACATGAGCAACCCACATGTGTACCTATAACTATTATAGATGGTGCCATgatcaatttaataaaaacacagaaaaacacAGATGGAGAATACctggaagaaatgaaaaccttgAAGCGAATTGATTTAACACCTAATAAGCAAGGATACACGCTAGAGAGACAcccaacaaaaataaaagttggGAAAAGAGAactaaatattattatgacGCATGACATTAACTGTGGCAAAACTGgtgaaagctttgttttcaaggaatcaaAAAGTAAATCCTCTAAAGAATTGATTAAAAGCTTGACTCCACCATGTGACAGTAGTGAGGGTGATGATGATTTTGCTCTTGGTTGACACTTGGTGAACCTACAGATAGTTAAAAACAAGTAATGCCGGCCAAATCCTTTCTGATTCATTTGATTACtcacatgaatttcaaatggtAAAAACACATGATCTTCCAGAATATGACAGATCATTCACTCCAAGAATGGGCGATAATAATGATCATCTTGAACAAGTAAgacatttcattttgaaaaatggatttcaagAACCAATAATTATCTCATGTGATCTTAAAACTGGAAATGCCTATCACTGAAGGCAACCATCATCTCTGGGTGGCCCACAAGAAAGGTATACCATTCATACCATGCTGTGTAATTCCTCACTAGTTGTCCCCAAATGGTTCTTATACATTTTAGCTTGATAgtgattttttcactttaaagccCAGGGAAACAATTGTTCCTGAAAATTTAGGATTAACTGTTGCAAAGACTGGtttcaattaaataaaataacaactattaggataataattaataaattatttgtaatgATACAATGATAACATATACAGCTTTATATAATAtgtactattttttttttttttttggaggggggGGGAGTTTcaaatcaagattttttttaaaataattgcaatcAAATCTCTGGCACCCCTGATCAGCAAGTTATGAAGGAATATTGCACTGGACTGAAGACTTAATATACGTCATGCAAAGTTAACCCTCTAAATCTTAGTCTAACAGTATGTATAGCTGGCACATTTCATGGACCACTGTGTATACTTAATTAAGCTCGGTACAGTTTCATATTGAAGTTccattcaagaaaataatgataactGATGGTGATTCATGCACAAAAAATGCATATTAGGTCTGCTGTTATTACAAGTAAGAcggcaaattccaaaaattaccACTGATGATCACTATCACCAATCTGTTTCAGCAATGACTCGTTGTAAGCTAGTAGtcttaaagttcctttccacgCTTTAATACGTTGCATTGACTTCAAACGGATTGATGAGACGAACTGCACACACTTGCGATTTGAAACTCAGCCCACACTAAGCTTAATGTCTCAAAAACCAAACCTCCTATCATGGGATCAGGACGTTGCCGCATCACCTCGTGAGTTTCATGAAACCGATGACAACCGCACAAACTCTGCCGCCTTATTAACCACTTGGtagtacttttcttttcgtcatatcaggttttcgaaacttttatcctaccaaaaattattgcaaattaTTCTTTCCTATTTTCAAATGCTTTGCCATTCAAGCAAGGCAAAATAAATTTCCAGATCTCCGgaaaattatcatcttttgcaaaaataacgaacaaaaaaaattacccgccattttgaaaatcatttatatatgacgtgacgtcacactggtaGTGATCAGTTGACCAATGTTTACCCTAGAGACGCCCCTTCCCTACTGCTACGCCCTTTCAACCAATGACAGCGCGCGTTATATCCGAACTTTATTATAATACGTAATAATAAGTTGAACCTTCATGTCTAAGGTATTTCAGTACAATTTAAATAATTCTTTATGTACACGGCTGCTCCAAAGGTCCATTTGGGTGATAGGTTTCATCTCAATCTGATAAGCAAAGTTTAAATatctttctttgaatgttGTTATCACTGTGTGTTGGTCTGGGAAAAGATCTATAGCATTCTGAAACTAGATTGTTTCTTCTTGAGATCAGTCCTTCTAACATTACAGTGACTTTTATTCCATAGTTGTCAGTTTGTTTTCTACAGATTATTGACGGAATGATAGATATTCTGAATGTTTCCCTCAGCtagaacaataaataaataaataaataaatagtcctAGCTTATTCCTTCCTAGTACGAGTTTCCATTTTAAGGCGCAACGCGGAAGTCACAGCATctgttgttataaattttgttaatttatgCATAAAGTCTCGTTTGTCGTCACATTTTTCTTAATACCACCAAAGacattgcagtttttttttacaaagaaaaaaactcctGCGTTCTTTATTGATTAATCTCCATTCTCCCCGCTTATTGCTTCCTTAGAAACAGATTTTCTGAGGTAGGTACTCGAGATAAGGTGGTTTATGAATATATCGAGGTTGTTTCCTGACAAATCGTTTGGAGACTAGAGCCTTTGTTTTAGCTGCTGAATTCAAATTTACACAATACTGTTTAATAATTTAGGCctcaaaattgtcacttttttgtgatttcaacttttacaaatttgaaaacgactGATTAAGCTTTCGTTGTTGCTACCTGTGACGTGAAAAGAAATACTGCCATGAAAATCATGGATTGTTATTTACCATTATCAGTCAATATGCAGTTTAAGCCTCCGAAATTACCATAAACAGCTTGcctaattgttttaatttccattaGGGACTAAAGAGCGAACACAAAAACATAACAGCTCTTATTTCCTGTGATAGCGGTGAGCTCCATATCAAAGATAGGAGCTGGTAAGATCAGTTATAACTGTTTTCctgagctttttcttttaaaaccatgtgaaaacaaaaacattcgGGATGGAACGGAACTACCAGTCGTGAAAGGTTTGAAACCTCACTGGACTTGTGCGTGCACTATTTTATCAGGCAGAATGATTAAGAATGACGTTAACGATAACGATAATTTGCTCGCTAGTCCATTTAGGTGAGAACAGTTTCATTAGCCGAGGAAGAGATTTTAGCATTATAGGGAAATTGAGTCAGAGTTTATCTTTGCTGTTTTCGGTTGTTGTTAAAGTAATACAGAAAAGCAAtcagaaaaagcaaaaagttcTAATTTTACCTGTCTGCATTTGAAGAGGAAATTGTAGAAAACAGGCAGTTACGGCACGTTCTGTCGCCCCAAATTGCAAATATTTGTTCCTCTTAAAATTAGCATGCAACGCGATAGTCCACATCATAATGTATCAGCTCAAGTTCTTCTTGACAGATTTTAACCAataattttctattgtttgagtaggagaaaaggaaaaacatttttgagaTAGGAAAATCGTCTTAAAAAGCATGTTAAGGACGAAAATTTGTCAAGGGAAATGATGTTGTGAAAAATTTGACAAGGAtcacatttctttgtttacaggATATGGCGTATGATTTTGTCATAGAAAACCTGTCGAGGATGGCATATTGCCAATGTAGTTGTTTTCGACAACAGAATTTGTTTAGAGAAAATTGACGAGAGCTTTTTTTACAGGTGAATAGATATAATTTCATGTCAAAAACATCTTTCATAGGAAACCTGCATAGGTAAATGCAGCCACTGCCTGCCAAATTGTTTGCCTACAGAGTATGAAAGATGCGCACATGATTTGTTCCTTTCTTATCAAACGATTGTGCTGTTTCAAGCCATGTGTATTGAGGTTGTTCTTACTCTCAATTTTCGCCAGGATACCAACTTAAGGTCATCTCTCCATCATCATGGGTAGTGTGGCAGTGACAACCTTGCTCTCCATGCTCGTTTTGATGGATATCGTTGGAAATTCTCTCGTCTGTGCGATTATTAGGAAATATCGAAATATGAGGTATCTAAATTTACTTTTAACACGTCCTTtctgaaatttcatttcatatctGTATAATCTTGATGCAAAAATATATCGCCATGGTTGGTTCAAATCATGATTTCCTGAGCCTCTGAACCTGATAGGCATTTCCATTGGAGAATCAAGTTATCCATCAAATCTAGAGCTATTTATAACCTATAATGCTCCAATCATTCATCGGTGGAGTCACTTCCATCCAGTCCGTAAATCTTGTAAGTATTGCATTTTTAGAAATCAGagtgatttgtttgttttcttgtcttgATAAATACAATAGGATTCCCATAAATTTTTTAATCTTCAACTTGGCTACAGCCGACATATTGTTCGCTTTGTTCATCACACCTAAACTGATCGTGAGCCTCTATGTAAAGCACCCAGACGGTCCAGCTGGTACAGTTCTTTGCAAGTTGTTAACTGGTGGAATCTTTGCATGGGTGTCAGCAGTGTCCTCAGTTTGTACTCTGCTTGCAATCGCCATTGAGCGATATTATACGGTGATATATCCACATGGTGACAGATGGAAACTTACCAAACGTAAAGTGAAGGTTTGTAGCAAACAGATTTGAAATGCAGTAAATGGTAAACATTAAGATTGTCATTCGAGATTAGATGCGTTCGGTAACTTTGCCTCGCTTTGCTTAAATTGGATTTACACACACATCTATAAGttagaaaaatgattttttccaAAAGTGTCGCATACTTATAGAATGATCTCCCAGCTGAGATCTCAAGAACACCGAGATAGAATCGCCGAAGGGTTTTGCAAGTCAAATTTGTAATAAAGTTTTATTATAATAAGGTTGTTTTATGTTATAACAAGGTTGTTACAACCACCGTTTGCCCttggaaaagtaaaaaaaaaaaaaacctaggACTAAacctttaatttgtttctgGGCAAAAAATGGTACTAGCGAGATGGTTCGTTGTGTTACGTCACATTCCAATGGCAATTAAGAAAGCTACGCAAATTTGTACTGACCATTCTGAGGACCTTTTCatgcaaaatttacaatttatCATTCCAGATCATTATAACTGCATCTTGGCTCTTCTCATTGGTGTTCATCAGCCCGATGTTCTTGGGCATGAAGGTAACCAACGGTATCTGCGTGGATACGTGGACTGGATTAGAGTGGATTCCAAAAGTTATGACCTCAGCCGTCAATGTCGTAGTATTTGGTCCTTTACTGGTAATGGTCGCGCTGTACTCAAGAGTGGTGCACACCTTATGGTTCAAAAGCAACGATGGGAATCAAATCAGCAATCAACAAAAAGTAAATGTTTTGACATGACATAAATGTAGAAGGTGTTGGTTGACGAGCATAACAAAGAGGTGTCAGCATAATGTTGCATAATGTCAAATCATCATACTTAAAATAGGTCAAGAAACTAAAACTGAACGGGAGGGTATCAggagaaatatttttctttatttggcCTTGCGTTTGAAGGGTTGTtctaaactttgaaaataatgtgttttatttttgctaaaaatagTTGGGCTTTCCATAAGTTGAGCTTTAAAATGCAGTTGTTAGTTTTGCGTGGTATTATGGCTTACATATCAAAGATTCGtcatttttttccaacttGGGCcttgttcttttcaaatttcaggGTGTGATAAGAGTTCGGAAGCGAGTCACCTTGATGTTAGCTATTGTTAGTGGAATATTCGCAATCTGTTGGGGCACCATCCAAGTGTTGTACAGCTTCCTTCATTATACGTCCTACGAAATAAGCCCTGTCGTTGTGGCCATTTCTAACACGATGGTTTTGTTCAATTCCGCCGTCAACCCTTTTGTTTACGCTCTGTCCAGCCAAAACTTCAGGGAGAAAGTGAAGGGAATAATATGTACATGTAAAACCGTGGTTCATCCAACAGGGGAGGGTCAAAGCATCGATCCCAACACAACCCCACAGTCGGTGTTCAGTACCATCAATGTCGATACCGTGCTGTAAAATCAGTTATCATTTCTTCAAGTCAAGCTGAAGTCCGATATCTTTGGAAAGTTACAAATTGCAACTTTATCTCACCTTTAAAAATACCTGAATCGAATAGTCATGGAGAACGTAAACAAGCTTCGTAGGAGAATTCTCATAACATTTATACTATGATTCCTCTTTATACCACACAGTAATATGGGACACGAATCAAGTATCAATAGCAGCAGTTTATATCATGTATATCATTTAACACGACTTActatcaaaaaagaaagccaaaaacaAACTATGAACATGAAATCCAAGAACAAAAGCGTATGCAGCGAATATTGCATTTATCATGTTCAGTTCAAAGTCTGCCTAATTCCCAAGCCCCTGGTCGATGTAATATATGTCGAGTATTCTTTTTTGCAGATTTATGAAAATGTGtatgaaaacaattattgaattcggTTTTCGCATGATATCATGACTTGGCCTTGCTCGGTCAAGGTTTGTCATTTTGTGAAGCAATATTCTTCCGTTTCTTCCCAGTATTTTCTAGGCTCTTTCCACCGATCGCTTCACTATGTTCCGTCCTGCATTCGGAGGACGGTGAATCCTTGGCTCCATTTGGACTGCAGCTCTGTGTATCTGAGTATCAAACCTCGTGTCTGTGCTATCTGCCTTCTTATCCCTGCCACGAAAACACTTATCAAGCAAGTGTTTTACCTGTTTTAAACATTCCAGAAATGATTTAACGTCATCCCATCGTTtaactttgtaatttttttaacagaagCTGCTCGAACATTACTCAAGGAACTTTGTAACTGTCGTGCGAAGATATATACGCGCTTTTGATGCTGATCGAGTATCATTTGAATGAACCTAATCATTTCGTTTTGAAATAGCCTTTGTAAGACATgaataattttgtaaagacTTAGAAGTGCATAAATATAACTCTAGAATACATGTACAGCTCACGTATGTACGCATTAATTGAGTACCAATTTGATCTGAATTTCTTTTACATCAAACGAATAAGAAACCCTGGTGCTGCATCGGTGGGGttggggagggggaggggttTGCAAGATAATTAAGTTTTATCAAGAGATCATAAACAGAGACAGTCTGTCCTCCATACATACCCCTATGCCAATACCCCTATGCCAAtgaattcttttaaatttaaattttagtgCGCGTTCTTGCGGTGCAACTATTTTGAGAACAACAGCTGTTTGGTTGGCGAAGACCTACTTCTTTTCACAATGGATATTACATCTCCTTGTACTGTCATTCTCAATGGCGAGAGTATCCTGGCCctcaaaaattttttgttcaacGTACTGATAATTGTCCCTTATTCAGGGACAACTATCACAAACAAACTTATGGCTTTGCCATGAGTACCAAAATAGGACCCAGCCACCGCAATCTTTTCGTAGGTTTTATCGAAGACCAATTTTTCAGTCAATAGAACGGCCCCAAAAACCTAAAAACTACGGTCGCTACATTGACGATTGTATCAGCGCTGCCTCTTCTACCAGAGAGGAGCTCGCTCAATTTATAACCGCAGTCACTTCCTTTCACTCATCTCTAAAATGTGATGgggatttttctttttagacatcaaagtttcagttaaaggCGACGgtttatacactgtaaataACAaacctgcagagacagttagTTACTTGTTGTATTCATCCCTTTTCTTAGTTTCTTAGACTTCGTTGTTAATGTAGTGATGACTCTGACtttttcgaccaatcagaggcaAGTTTTCGCAAAAAGATGGCCATCCTGTTTCTGTCCTTCAAGCGGGTAACCACTGCGCCAACAAATGGATCGATGATCAGCACTACAAATGTTACATCAATCATTCTTAAAAAttacttgaaaatgattcaGAGACTGGTAATATCTTTTTGCAACCTCCACTAATTTTATTGAAACGCAACAAAAACATGGGCAAGTTTTTGGTGAGAAGTTCATTACAAACTTTTGACAGATCCGAAACTTTCATATGCGCTCGcgcacgatgcaaaacttgtcctttcATTCATAATATTGAGAAAATATGGGGACCAAAACAATCCATTAAGAGTACTGATTACTTCACGTGCACCTCCACCAATGTTATTCACTACACATAACTTGCactaattgaaaaaaaaatctacaaTGGTAAAACAGAAAGACAACTTGCTGACCGATTCCGAGAACTCCTCTGCGACgtaaagaaaaatgacaaggaCGTATCCAAACCAGTTGCTCGACACTTTAATCTGCCTATTAAATTATCAGCCTTCCTAAAGCTTTCGGATCTGCTTTGTGATAAAGGAAGCTTCTAGTGAGGTATGCGTGATCGCTGTGAACAGCCTCAACGGCTCTTTTACTTGTTATTATTTTACCATTCACCATTCATGGTGAGGTGTTGCACACCacagaataacaaaaaaattgacaatacAGCATAATGAACGCTTTGTCAGGAAAGCTTCATCTTTGTTTATTGAGAAAGGTGGCCAAACTGATTCCTCACTTTCTTACAGACAGATCATAATTATGGTAGGAAATTTTTGATCAGCCGAGAACTGATTTGTCATGCTTTGGGAGAGGGAAGTTATATATTAAGCAATAGCTCGAAGATGTCAACACAAAGGATTAAATGGGATGATACAGAAATGATAATCTATTGCATATCTCAAATGAACCATCAAATTACAAAATCAAAGTAGTAAGAAAACACGGAAAAACCCTTCAATGGAACAACTTCTACCCCTCATTTCCTTTAATAATTTCAGAATCATTTccagattaatttttttttctcaaactaAGCAGCCGATTTTAGAATGTATGTCTGTGTTTTTGCTTAGGATAGAGTGTGGGACATCACAGCCGTcaatttgatttcaaagaacATCGTATGTGTTTTGATATCtccaaaaaattgtttacatCTCATTCAATCCTAATAAATGAAGTCTCTGTAAGGCAACACCGCGTGCTTtgcttattaattttatgttggAAGTCATACCAGACATATTTGTGGTGAGGTTCGCTAGATTTTGTCCAAGTTGCCAATCGAGATGAACAATTTTCTACTGACGTCTAACGTATAACGAACTAACATTCAGCGTTCTTGATATTTTGACAAAGTAAGCTTTGCCAGAAAAAACTCTTTGAGAGAAACAAGCAGTAAAATGGCATAAGATTGCGGTTTTTCCCTGAAGCAGAAGGCTAGTACTCAAAAGGTATTAATAGActattttgcacaaaatcaacgAAGCGTCCTTTATTATCCTCATTCAAAGAACATCGTAT
This sequence is a window from Acropora palmata chromosome 6, jaAcrPala1.3, whole genome shotgun sequence. Protein-coding genes within it:
- the LOC141884922 gene encoding pyroglutamylated RF-amide peptide receptor-like; the encoded protein is MGSVAVTTLLSMLVLMDIVGNSLVCAIIRKYRNMRIPINFLIFNLATADILFALFITPKLIVSLYVKHPDGPAGTVLCKLLTGGIFAWVSAVSSVCTLLAIAIERYYTVIYPHGDRWKLTKRKVKIIITASWLFSLVFISPMFLGMKVTNGICVDTWTGLEWIPKVMTSAVNVVVFGPLLVMVALYSRVVHTLWFKSNDGNQISNQQKGVIRVRKRVTLMLAIVSGIFAICWGTIQVLYSFLHYTSYEISPVVVAISNTMVLFNSAVNPFVYALSSQNFREKVKGIICTCKTVVHPTGEGQSIDPNTTPQSVFSTINVDTVL